One stretch of Cohnella algarum DNA includes these proteins:
- a CDS encoding stage V sporulation protein AA, whose protein sequence is MDNTVYLRLRRRVVVPPKAVITLGSIAALETGEAAKRKLAALPVWTVKPEDGSLIVIDMLQIVRKIRDAMPDMLVEAFGAPHVLVEVAERGTIRPRRALLVAAWLVLFFGSGMTIINFHADVDMPEVQKRITELMTGRREWHPWLFQIPYSIGLGLGMLLFFNRLFKRRLNDEPNPLEVEMFMYQENVNHYVITEEYRKKHEAGGGKPDA, encoded by the coding sequence ATGGACAATACGGTATATTTGCGTTTGCGGCGGCGCGTCGTCGTACCCCCGAAGGCGGTCATCACGCTCGGAAGCATTGCGGCGCTGGAGACGGGAGAGGCGGCGAAACGGAAGCTCGCCGCCCTTCCGGTTTGGACCGTCAAGCCGGAAGACGGCAGCCTGATCGTCATCGACATGCTGCAAATCGTCCGCAAAATCCGCGACGCGATGCCGGACATGCTCGTGGAAGCGTTCGGAGCGCCGCACGTGTTGGTCGAGGTGGCCGAACGAGGGACGATCCGGCCGCGGCGCGCGCTGCTCGTCGCCGCCTGGCTCGTGCTTTTTTTCGGCTCGGGCATGACGATCATCAACTTTCACGCGGACGTGGATATGCCGGAAGTCCAAAAGCGGATAACGGAGCTGATGACCGGCCGGAGGGAATGGCACCCGTGGCTGTTCCAAATCCCTTATTCGATCGGGCTCGGACTCGGCATGCTGCTGTTTTTCAACCGTCTGTTCAAGCGGCGGCTCAACGACGAGCCGAATCCGCTCGAGGTGGAAATGTTCATGTACCAGGAGAACGTGAACCATTACGTCATTACGGAAGAATACCGGAAAAAACACGAAGCCGGGGGAGGCAAGCCGGATGCGTGA
- the lysA gene encoding diaminopimelate decarboxylase, translating into MYLHGTSRINDLGHLEIGGCDVTDLAKRFGTPLYIVDEALVRQRAREYVEAFKATGLRFQVAYASKAFCVMAMCRVAEEEGMSLDVVSDGELYTALQAGFPAERIHFHGNNKTPEEIEMGLDAGIGCFVVDNFVELAMLNAIAAEKDKQVNILLRVTPGVEAHTHDYISTGQQDSKFGFDVGNGTALRAVEEALKQPQLKLLGVHSHIGSQIFEVEGFRMAVEKVAAFSVEVREKFGVTFPVINLGGGFGIRYVEGDKPLPVATYVKAITDAIITHFKENDYPLPEIWVEPGRSIVGDAGTTLYTVGTSKDIPGVRKYIAVDGGMTDNPRPALYESKYEAVLANRCNDAADEVVSVAGKCCESGDMLIWDLKLPAVRQGDLLAVFCTGAYNYAMASNYNRIRRPAVVFVRDGQADLVVSRESFDNIVGNDIIPERLRKQAVAK; encoded by the coding sequence ATGTATTTGCACGGAACGAGCCGTATCAACGACTTGGGCCATCTGGAAATCGGAGGCTGCGACGTTACGGATTTGGCCAAGCGGTTCGGAACGCCGCTGTATATCGTGGACGAAGCGCTCGTCCGCCAGCGCGCGAGAGAATATGTCGAAGCGTTTAAAGCGACGGGCCTGCGCTTTCAGGTCGCCTACGCGTCCAAGGCGTTTTGCGTCATGGCGATGTGCCGGGTGGCCGAGGAAGAGGGCATGAGTCTCGACGTCGTCTCCGACGGCGAACTGTACACGGCGCTGCAGGCGGGCTTTCCCGCGGAGCGCATCCATTTCCACGGCAACAACAAAACGCCGGAAGAAATCGAAATGGGGCTGGACGCGGGAATCGGCTGCTTTGTCGTCGACAACTTCGTCGAGCTGGCGATGCTGAACGCCATCGCCGCGGAAAAGGACAAGCAAGTAAACATCCTGCTCCGCGTCACGCCGGGGGTCGAAGCCCATACGCACGATTATATTTCGACGGGCCAGCAGGATTCGAAGTTCGGCTTCGACGTCGGCAACGGCACCGCGCTGCGCGCGGTCGAGGAAGCGCTGAAACAGCCGCAGCTCAAGCTGCTCGGCGTGCACTCCCACATCGGCTCGCAAATTTTCGAAGTCGAAGGCTTCCGCATGGCCGTCGAGAAGGTCGCGGCGTTCTCCGTCGAAGTCCGCGAGAAGTTCGGCGTCACGTTCCCGGTCATCAACCTGGGCGGCGGCTTCGGCATCCGCTATGTCGAAGGGGATAAGCCGCTTCCGGTGGCAACGTACGTCAAAGCCATCACCGATGCGATCATTACTCATTTCAAGGAAAACGATTATCCGCTGCCGGAAATTTGGGTCGAACCGGGCCGCAGCATCGTCGGCGACGCCGGAACGACGCTTTACACCGTCGGAACGAGCAAGGACATTCCCGGCGTGCGCAAATATATCGCCGTCGACGGCGGGATGACCGACAATCCGCGTCCGGCGCTGTACGAATCCAAATACGAGGCCGTGCTCGCCAACCGCTGCAACGACGCCGCCGACGAAGTCGTATCCGTCGCCGGCAAATGCTGCGAAAGCGGCGACATGCTCATCTGGGACCTGAAGCTTCCGGCTGTCCGTCAGGGCGACCTGCTTGCCGTATTTTGCACGGGAGCGTACAATTATGCAATGGCCAGCAATTACAACCGGATCCGCCGTCCCGCGGTCGTGTTCGTGCGCGACGGACAGGCCGATCTGGTCGTATCCCGCGAATCGTTCGACAATATCGTCGGCAACGACATCATTCCCGAGCGTCTACGCAAGCAAGCTGTGGCCAAGTAA
- a CDS encoding stage V sporulation protein AB — MRELWGGLGLAVAGLAGGVAVGSAFVALLIVLDVVPRLVQLTRAYRRSIVFESALLSGTLFWCAADLFHWETPLPATVLFVPSLLSGIFVGMMAAALTEVLNVIPIFAKRLRLDRYLFALLMAMVLGKVAGSIVDWLLLQPE, encoded by the coding sequence ATGCGTGAGCTTTGGGGCGGACTCGGACTGGCCGTAGCGGGATTGGCCGGCGGCGTTGCGGTCGGAAGCGCGTTCGTCGCGCTTTTGATCGTACTCGACGTCGTTCCCCGGCTCGTGCAGCTGACTCGCGCCTACAGGCGCTCGATCGTGTTCGAATCCGCCCTCCTGTCGGGAACGCTGTTTTGGTGCGCCGCCGATCTGTTTCACTGGGAGACGCCGCTGCCGGCGACGGTTTTGTTCGTGCCGTCCTTGCTTAGCGGAATTTTCGTCGGCATGATGGCGGCCGCGCTCACGGAGGTGCTGAACGTCATCCCCATTTTTGCCAAACGCCTTCGATTGGACCGGTATCTGTTCGCGCTGCTGATGGCGATGGTTCTCGGAAAGGTGGCGGGATCCATCGTCGATTGGCTGCTGCTGCAGCCCGAATAA
- a CDS encoding spore germination protein, with amino-acid sequence METTEHGPMNLDREPRPPESRGGGPDDSEHEFSAIKKPKTIEQMLRREKREEAKEEDRPALRQHHENEVPPDENEEAREEDGPAPRQQHQNDIPPEDRIPPRMDEWMDKLRERIGLEFNFDVQVRQMTFGDRETALLFISSLTKDPSLTEIVKRLTFLEPQSLSHDALESFFTYYLPAVQVRKSQSMSEMINDVMMGNSAFYVDGEDTVLLIDAKQYPNRNPEEPALEKVVRGSRDGFVETLLVNVALIRRRLRDPKLRFEILKVGTRTQTDVAIGYIEDIADRKLVESVRDKIQAVNIDGIPLADKQLEEMTVKTGWNPFPLVRYSERPDVVAAHLLDGSVTVIVDTSPSIMLLPTTYFDLIQHAEENRQSPAIGTYLRWVRFFGMLASVFLLPLWFLYAQNPQLRPEWLWFIGVNEKGDLPLILQFILVELGLDLLRLASVHTPAPLVTAMSLISAILIGDIAVQTGLFVNEVILYMAVAAVGMFATPSYELGFANRIVRLVLLVATFLFNAEGFVVGSTVIFVWLALMRSFNAPFMWPLVPFNANALIGVIFRRPIPRSKFRPSINRSRDNSKQPV; translated from the coding sequence ATGGAAACGACCGAACACGGCCCCATGAATCTCGACCGCGAGCCTCGGCCTCCCGAATCCCGCGGCGGCGGGCCGGACGACTCGGAGCACGAGTTTTCCGCCATCAAAAAACCGAAGACGATCGAGCAGATGCTGCGCCGCGAGAAGCGCGAGGAAGCGAAGGAAGAAGACAGGCCGGCGCTTCGTCAGCATCATGAAAACGAGGTCCCGCCCGATGAGAACGAGGAAGCGCGGGAAGAAGACGGGCCCGCGCCTCGTCAGCAACATCAAAACGACATCCCGCCCGAAGACCGAATCCCTCCGCGTATGGACGAGTGGATGGACAAGCTGCGCGAACGGATCGGCCTCGAATTCAATTTTGACGTGCAAGTAAGGCAAATGACGTTCGGGGATCGCGAAACGGCCCTACTTTTTATCAGCTCGCTGACGAAGGATCCGTCGCTTACGGAAATCGTCAAGCGCCTGACGTTCCTCGAGCCGCAATCGTTAAGCCATGACGCGCTCGAATCGTTCTTTACCTATTATTTGCCGGCGGTCCAGGTCCGCAAGTCGCAATCGATGTCCGAAATGATCAACGACGTCATGATGGGCAATTCCGCGTTTTACGTGGACGGAGAGGATACCGTTCTGCTCATCGACGCGAAGCAGTATCCGAATCGAAATCCGGAAGAGCCGGCGCTGGAGAAGGTGGTGCGCGGCAGCAGGGACGGGTTCGTCGAAACGCTGCTCGTCAACGTCGCGCTTATTCGACGCAGGCTGCGCGATCCGAAGTTGCGGTTCGAGATCCTGAAAGTCGGCACGCGAACGCAGACCGACGTCGCGATCGGCTATATCGAGGACATTGCCGACCGCAAGCTGGTCGAATCCGTTCGCGACAAAATCCAGGCGGTGAACATCGACGGCATTCCGCTGGCCGACAAGCAGTTGGAAGAAATGACGGTCAAAACGGGCTGGAATCCGTTTCCGCTCGTGCGCTACTCGGAGCGTCCGGACGTCGTGGCCGCGCATTTGCTTGACGGCAGCGTCACCGTCATCGTCGACACGTCGCCGAGCATCATGCTGCTGCCCACCACGTATTTCGATCTGATCCAGCATGCCGAGGAAAACCGCCAAAGTCCGGCCATCGGCACCTATTTGCGGTGGGTGCGTTTTTTCGGGATGCTGGCTTCGGTGTTTTTGCTCCCCCTTTGGTTCTTGTACGCGCAAAATCCGCAGCTTCGGCCGGAGTGGCTGTGGTTTATCGGCGTGAACGAAAAGGGCGATCTGCCGCTCATTTTGCAGTTTATTTTGGTCGAGCTCGGCCTCGATCTGCTGCGGCTCGCTTCGGTGCACACGCCCGCGCCGCTCGTGACGGCGATGTCCCTGATCTCCGCCATTCTGATCGGCGATATCGCGGTGCAGACCGGATTGTTCGTAAACGAAGTCATATTGTACATGGCCGTGGCGGCGGTCGGCATGTTCGCCACCCCAAGCTACGAGCTCGGCTTCGCCAACCGGATCGTCAGGCTCGTGCTGCTGGTCGCCACTTTTTTGTTCAACGCCGAAGGGTTTGTCGTGGGCTCCACGGTCATCTTCGTCTGGCTGGCGCTCATGCGGTCGTTCAACGCTCCTTTCATGTGGCCGTTGGTGCCGTTCAATGCAAATGCCCTGATCGGCGTCATTTTCAGAAGGCCGATTCCGAGAAGCAAGTTCCGCCCGTCGATCAACCGGTCCAGAGACAACAGCAAGCAGCCGGTATAA